In one window of Gossypium hirsutum isolate 1008001.06 chromosome A01, Gossypium_hirsutum_v2.1, whole genome shotgun sequence DNA:
- the LOC107937134 gene encoding uncharacterized protein, translating to MKQVLVSFSIEKYSNKVLCDVVPMHADHLLLGRSCQFDWRVVHDGYTNRYTFKHCGKNVTLTPLTPKQVYEDQLKLKTSVGQIREKEKKNERARGKISKETEEEARKEKNGEEKESGKISVFMRASDVRRALTLRQPIFEEVPSGLPPIRGIEHQIDLVPGAALPNQSAY from the exons ATGAAACAAGTACTAGTTTCTTTCAGCATTGAAAAATACTCCAATAAAGTTCTATGCGATGTGGTGCCAATGCACGCAGACCATTTGCTGTTAGGACGATCATGTCAATTCGATTGGAGAGTGGTTCATGATGGCTATACTAATAGATATACCTTTAAGCATTGTGGCAAGAATGTGACACTTACACCATTAACCCCGAAGCAAGTATACGAGGACCAACTCAAACTCAAAACATCTGTGGGACAAAtacgagaaaaagaaaagaaaaatgagagagcTAGAGGTAAAATTTCAAAAGAGACTGAAGAGGaagcaagaaaagaaaaaaatggagaagaaaaagaaagtggGAAAATAAGTGTGTTTATGAGAGCGAGTGATGTTCGAAGAGCTTTAACTTTGAGGCAACCTATattt GAAGAAgtgccaagtggattgcctcctATTCGAGGCATCGAGCACCAAATTGATCTAGTACCTGGAGCCGCACTTCCTAATCAATCTGCTTATTGA